In the genome of Paenibacillus pabuli, one region contains:
- a CDS encoding ABC transporter permease: MNSMRWRNLRTQFRQQKLGLAAVIILGIFVLASLFAFLSPHDPNEIVVMERLQQPSADHWFGTDDYGRDYLARALYGGRVSLAVGFLSMAIAVIVGTLVGTVSGYFGGWVDNTLMRIVDVLMSIPSFFLMLILNAYLKPGIGTIIVIIGVLSWMNIARIVRAEAMSVKQREYVLYARVSGQKPGRIIMKHIIPNIIPTIIVAATINIASAILMESSLSFLGLGVKQPNSSWGSMLNDAQGFISEAPYMAIFPGLFILLTVLSFNFLGDVFRVAFEPKANKR; encoded by the coding sequence ATGAATTCAATGCGCTGGCGTAATTTACGGACGCAGTTCCGACAGCAGAAACTGGGCCTTGCGGCTGTCATCATATTGGGCATCTTTGTGCTCGCATCCCTGTTTGCGTTTCTGTCTCCGCATGATCCTAATGAAATTGTAGTCATGGAGCGGCTTCAACAACCAAGTGCAGATCACTGGTTTGGTACGGATGATTACGGACGGGATTATTTGGCCCGGGCGTTGTACGGAGGACGGGTATCTCTAGCCGTAGGTTTCCTGTCCATGGCAATCGCCGTTATTGTGGGAACACTTGTAGGTACGGTTAGTGGTTATTTTGGCGGCTGGGTGGATAATACGTTGATGCGTATTGTTGATGTGCTCATGTCGATTCCATCCTTCTTCCTGATGCTGATCCTGAACGCATATCTGAAGCCGGGGATCGGTACGATTATTGTCATTATCGGGGTGCTGAGCTGGATGAATATTGCCCGGATTGTCAGGGCTGAAGCGATGTCGGTTAAGCAGCGGGAATACGTACTGTATGCACGTGTATCGGGTCAAAAGCCCGGCCGGATCATCATGAAGCACATTATTCCCAACATTATTCCAACCATTATTGTTGCAGCAACCATCAACATCGCGAGTGCGATTCTGATGGAATCGTCGCTAAGCTTCCTCGGACTGGGTGTTAAACAACCTAACTCTTCCTGGGGCAGCATGTTGAATGATGCGCAGGGCTTTATTAGTGAAGCGCCGTATATGGCGATCTTCCCGGGACTGTTTATTTTGCTGACGGTGCTGTCGTTTAACTTCCTGGGGGATGTGTTCCGCGTAGCCTTCGAGCCCAAAGCGAACAAGCGATAA
- a CDS encoding ABC transporter substrate-binding protein gives MKSKKMWLSLMLVLVVAIMSACGSSGDGTSSSSNNAENTATTDDGQPKDGGSIIIAVQDDPKVMNPIYAGDRVTLTIDQSLYAPLFNVNDGKKTYVLADSDSFSDDHLTYTLKLKDGLKWHDGQPLTADDIVFTMDSILDEKQHSSSRSQYIFDGKPVKVTKVDDLTVEFKLPEVSAAFEGALVSFSPIPKHIFEGEADIEKSDKNNNPIGSGPFKFKEYRPGEYVTLERFDDYFAGKAHLDSVTYRVAKDPNAANLALQNGEIQMRMVDTQDYNKLNDTGKFNMLTYPEGRLQYMVFNLNVPSMQKKEVRQAIAYALDKNELITASYSSADFAEPAPSILTPDTLYQTDDVEKYDYNVEKAKQLLADAGVSNLKLRLAYTNTNKPQTSQALYIQQKLKDVGIEVELLPMDGTAYGNRTLDMNNTDFELSFGGYIMGYEPDAYKSLFLSDAAYNYSHYKNADFDKLWNEAAVQIDETKRGDLYKQIQQTVANEMTVYPIAYTKAVVAVDNTYGGVEDANPKPVVMLEDLSKLFKK, from the coding sequence ATGAAATCGAAAAAAATGTGGCTGTCATTGATGCTGGTTCTGGTTGTGGCAATCATGAGTGCGTGCGGAAGCAGTGGTGACGGAACAAGTTCTTCGTCTAATAACGCAGAAAACACAGCGACAACGGATGATGGCCAACCGAAAGACGGAGGAAGCATCATTATTGCTGTCCAAGATGATCCTAAAGTGATGAATCCAATTTATGCGGGTGACCGTGTAACGTTGACGATTGATCAGTCCTTATATGCTCCACTGTTCAATGTGAATGATGGCAAAAAGACGTATGTGCTCGCAGACAGCGACAGCTTCTCTGATGATCACCTGACGTATACATTGAAGCTGAAAGACGGTCTGAAATGGCATGACGGACAGCCTCTGACAGCGGATGATATTGTGTTCACCATGGATAGCATCCTTGATGAGAAACAGCACAGCTCTTCCCGTAGTCAGTATATTTTTGATGGCAAACCGGTTAAAGTTACCAAGGTGGATGACCTGACGGTGGAATTCAAATTGCCGGAAGTATCTGCTGCTTTTGAAGGAGCATTGGTTTCTTTCTCTCCAATCCCTAAACACATTTTCGAAGGCGAAGCGGATATTGAGAAAAGCGACAAAAACAACAACCCGATCGGTTCCGGGCCGTTCAAGTTCAAGGAATATCGTCCGGGCGAATACGTAACACTGGAACGTTTTGATGACTACTTTGCAGGCAAAGCTCATCTGGATAGCGTGACGTATCGTGTAGCGAAAGATCCAAATGCAGCGAACCTGGCTTTGCAAAACGGCGAGATTCAAATGCGTATGGTCGACACACAGGATTACAACAAATTGAACGACACAGGCAAATTCAACATGCTGACTTACCCGGAAGGCCGCTTGCAATACATGGTGTTCAACCTGAACGTGCCTTCGATGCAAAAGAAAGAAGTTCGTCAAGCCATCGCTTATGCTTTGGATAAAAATGAACTGATCACTGCTTCGTATTCCTCAGCTGATTTTGCTGAACCGGCTCCGTCGATTCTGACACCGGACACGCTGTACCAAACGGACGATGTTGAGAAATACGACTACAACGTGGAAAAAGCAAAACAATTGCTGGCTGATGCAGGCGTAAGCAACCTGAAATTGCGTCTTGCTTACACAAACACCAACAAACCGCAGACAAGCCAAGCGCTGTATATTCAGCAAAAGCTGAAAGACGTGGGTATTGAAGTGGAATTGCTGCCGATGGATGGAACGGCTTACGGTAACCGTACATTGGACATGAACAATACAGACTTTGAATTGTCCTTTGGTGGATACATCATGGGTTATGAGCCAGATGCTTATAAATCTCTATTCCTGAGTGATGCGGCATACAACTACTCCCATTACAAAAATGCCGATTTCGACAAGCTGTGGAATGAAGCAGCCGTTCAAATCGATGAAACGAAACGCGGCGATTTGTACAAACAAATCCAACAAACGGTAGCAAACGAAATGACGGTATATCCAATCGCCTATACAAAAGCAGTAGTAGCAGTGGATAACACATATGGCGGCGTTGAGGATGCAAATCCGAAACCAGTTGTTATGCTGGAAGATCTGTCTAAACTATTTAAAAAATAA
- a CDS encoding ABC transporter permease, protein MNNYIVRRIAQAIPLLFVISIVSFTLIKLAPGDPVLSFVTPNMGAEDVERIRQNLGLDQPMYVQYVVWLKNVLSGDLGYSLVNHRPVAEMIIERLPATFGLMGASLLLSLLISIPLSMIAGSRQNSLFDRGLSLISYIGISIPSFWFGMMLIYFFAVELHWLPSMGMRTVGMDSAWDIIKHGILPCTVLTFMNVSVYMRYIRSNTISQLEEDYVQIQYAYGATKGTVLLRHVLKNVLLPVITILGMSLPELIAGAFITESVFSWPGMGSLGISAVHGLDYPIIMGITMMSSVLLVVGNLVADILYGVVDPRIKTTG, encoded by the coding sequence GTGAACAACTATATTGTCCGAAGGATCGCACAAGCGATCCCTCTTCTTTTTGTAATCTCCATCGTATCGTTCACCTTGATCAAGCTGGCGCCGGGCGATCCGGTGCTTTCCTTTGTTACCCCGAATATGGGGGCAGAAGATGTGGAACGTATTCGGCAGAACCTTGGACTCGATCAGCCGATGTACGTGCAGTATGTCGTTTGGCTCAAAAATGTACTGTCTGGCGACCTTGGTTATTCACTGGTGAACCATCGTCCGGTTGCCGAAATGATTATTGAACGCTTGCCTGCTACGTTTGGATTAATGGGGGCATCGCTATTATTGTCTTTACTGATTTCCATTCCGCTGAGCATGATTGCAGGTTCGCGTCAAAACAGTTTGTTTGATCGTGGACTCAGTCTAATCTCGTATATCGGGATATCAATTCCAAGCTTCTGGTTCGGTATGATGCTGATCTATTTCTTTGCAGTAGAGCTGCATTGGTTACCAAGCATGGGGATGCGAACGGTGGGTATGGACTCTGCATGGGACATTATTAAACACGGCATTTTGCCATGTACAGTATTGACCTTCATGAACGTGTCCGTGTACATGCGCTATATTCGTTCGAATACCATTAGTCAACTGGAAGAGGACTATGTTCAGATCCAGTATGCCTATGGTGCAACGAAAGGAACCGTACTGCTTCGCCATGTGCTCAAAAATGTACTGCTGCCTGTAATCACCATTCTCGGTATGTCTTTGCCGGAGCTGATTGCTGGAGCGTTTATTACAGAGTCTGTTTTCTCATGGCCGGGAATGGGATCTCTGGGGATTTCAGCCGTTCACGGCTTGGATTATCCGATTATTATGGGTATTACGATGATGTCCTCTGTGCTGCTGGTTGTCGGAAACCTGGTAGCTGATATTTTATATGGCGTGGTAGATCCACGAATCAAGACAACGGGGTGA
- a CDS encoding ABC transporter ATP-binding protein has product MTDLLSVKQLKTSFATREGEVQSVRGVSFTLKEGEVVGLVGESGSGKSVTARSLIRLIQPPGRITDGQILFRGEDLLTKSDNELRKIRGNRISMIFQDPMTSLNPVVRVGKQMTEVIRRHRKMDKSSARKEAIELLRQVGIPSPEERIDQYPHEFSGGMRQRVMIAMALSCKPELLIADEPTTALDVTIQAQILQLMQELKESTQTSILMITHDLGVVAQVCTRVIVMYGGLIMEEGPVERIFAHPQHPYTQGLLRSIPKHGAEGERQRLATIEGTPPNLLHPPTGCPFMERCPHAMEVCKQMPAYTETAPGHRALCWLLDDQGREQHQVQAGATSGEVDQ; this is encoded by the coding sequence ATGACAGATTTATTATCGGTCAAACAACTGAAAACGTCCTTTGCAACTCGGGAAGGTGAGGTACAGTCCGTCCGGGGTGTGAGTTTTACGTTAAAAGAAGGCGAAGTGGTTGGACTGGTCGGCGAGTCCGGCAGTGGCAAAAGTGTAACCGCCCGTTCGCTGATTCGGCTGATTCAGCCGCCGGGCCGGATTACGGATGGTCAGATTCTGTTCCGTGGAGAGGACCTCCTGACCAAGTCGGACAATGAACTGCGCAAGATCCGGGGCAACCGCATCTCGATGATTTTCCAGGACCCGATGACATCACTTAATCCAGTAGTTCGTGTAGGCAAACAGATGACAGAGGTCATTCGTCGTCACCGGAAAATGGACAAGTCGTCTGCACGCAAGGAAGCGATTGAGTTGCTGCGGCAAGTGGGCATTCCTTCCCCGGAAGAACGAATTGACCAATATCCACACGAGTTCAGCGGAGGCATGAGACAGCGGGTAATGATCGCCATGGCCTTGTCCTGCAAGCCGGAGTTATTGATTGCCGATGAACCAACGACAGCGTTAGATGTGACTATTCAGGCACAGATTTTGCAGTTGATGCAGGAACTGAAAGAGTCTACGCAGACATCCATTTTAATGATTACACATGATCTTGGTGTCGTTGCTCAGGTCTGCACCCGAGTGATTGTGATGTACGGGGGACTCATTATGGAAGAGGGACCAGTGGAGCGTATTTTCGCTCACCCGCAGCATCCGTATACTCAGGGATTGCTGCGCTCCATTCCGAAGCACGGCGCCGAAGGTGAACGCCAGCGGCTGGCAACCATTGAAGGTACACCGCCCAATCTGCTTCATCCACCAACTGGATGTCCGTTTATGGAACGTTGCCCACACGCCATGGAAGTATGCAAACAGATGCCTGCGTATACCGAGACGGCACCCGGCCATCGAGCATTATGCTGGTTGCTGGACGATCAAGGTCGGGAACAACATCAAGTACAAGCAGGAGCAACGTCAGGGGAGGTGGACCAATGA
- a CDS encoding ABC transporter ATP-binding protein encodes MSTGTDQREVLLDVRGLKKYFPVRGAGKGKDVVKAVDNVSFHIHKGETFGLVGESGCGKSTTGRSIVRLYDVTDGSIMFGGQDVAKMNERQLKPFRKRMQTIFQDPYSSLNPGMNVLQIISEPMEIHNYASKAEMKGRALDLMNRVGLKPEHAERYPHEFSGGQRQRISIARALSVNPEFILCDEPLSALDVSVQAQVVNMLEDLQAELGLTYLFIAHDLSMVRHISNRIGVMYRGKLVEVAPTEELYRNPVHPYTQALLAAIPVPDPSVRNVMPPIYSGDTDPSARKRDEEPEWMEVSPGHFVSGYRDRI; translated from the coding sequence ATGAGTACAGGAACCGATCAGCGCGAAGTGCTGCTGGACGTGCGTGGCCTGAAAAAATATTTTCCGGTACGCGGTGCTGGGAAAGGCAAAGACGTCGTTAAAGCCGTGGATAATGTTAGTTTTCATATTCACAAGGGAGAAACGTTCGGATTGGTCGGTGAATCCGGCTGCGGCAAATCAACGACTGGACGCAGCATCGTAAGACTCTATGATGTGACGGATGGAAGCATTATGTTTGGCGGACAGGACGTTGCAAAGATGAATGAACGCCAGTTGAAGCCATTTCGCAAACGGATGCAGACGATTTTTCAGGACCCCTATTCTTCACTTAATCCGGGTATGAATGTCCTGCAGATTATAAGTGAACCGATGGAAATTCATAATTACGCTTCCAAGGCAGAGATGAAGGGGCGAGCGCTTGACCTAATGAACCGTGTAGGCCTGAAACCAGAGCACGCAGAGCGTTATCCACATGAATTCAGTGGGGGGCAGCGTCAGCGGATCAGTATTGCCCGTGCATTGTCGGTGAACCCGGAGTTCATTTTGTGTGATGAGCCGTTGTCCGCCCTGGATGTGTCCGTACAGGCACAGGTAGTCAACATGCTTGAAGATTTGCAGGCAGAGCTCGGACTGACCTATTTGTTCATTGCCCATGATCTGTCGATGGTACGTCATATCTCCAACCGAATCGGTGTGATGTATCGCGGTAAGCTGGTGGAAGTTGCGCCCACAGAAGAACTGTATCGTAATCCGGTACATCCGTATACTCAGGCTTTGCTGGCGGCAATTCCTGTACCTGATCCAAGCGTCCGTAACGTGATGCCGCCAATCTACAGTGGCGATACCGACCCATCCGCTCGGAAACGGGATGAAGAACCGGAGTGGATGGAAGTTTCGCCTGGACACTTTGTATCCGGCTATCGGGACAGGATATAA